The Bosea beijingensis genome contains the following window.
TCGACAGGTTTGATATCGTCGGGCCGCAACGCGACATCGCCTCGAAATGCGCTGTCGCCTTGGCCCTGGCCCTCCATGAGATGGCGACGAATTCGGTCAAGTACGGCGCGCTCCGCGCAGACGGACGCGTCCACGTAGAATGGTCCGTCGACGACGAGTTTCGCTTCACTTGGGCGGAAGCCGGAGGCCCGAAGGTCCAAGAGCCGACCCGAAAGGGCTTCGGCTCACGCATGATCGAGCGAGTGCTCGCGAGCTATTTCCGTGGCACGGGCGGCGTTGAGTATAGGCCGGAAGGCCTGGTGTTCACACTCGTTGCTCCACTCGACGCACTCGACGACGAGAGCTGATTACGAGAACGCCCTAGCAACGAGGAAATACGCGCTTATAGCGATACCACGAGGCCGGGGAGGCTTGGAACACGATGGACGAAGCGGCGCTTACCCGTCTGCGCGGCTCATCTCCAAACTGAAGTGCTTTAAACCAAAAGCTCCGGACGTCCGTTCTTGGCCGGCTTTTTTCTTTGCGGCGCGGCGCACATTGAATTGCCCGTAAGCAGAAGTTCTAGACGTCGGCTATGGGCCACAAACGTCGGTCGTGGGCGAAATGCGCCATCAGCTGACATTCAGCCACCTCCAGGAAGCAGACGTTCAGCCCCCGAACTCGACCTCGCAGCTATGAGCGAGGATGCCTTCACTTGCGCCGCTAGAAATATTTCGATAAGTCTCGACATATGGAAAATGAACAGATCATCCTCGCGCTGGCAGCCTTGGCGCAGAGCACGCGGCTCGATGTATTCCGCATTCTTGTGAGCGCCGAGCCGGAGGGATTGGCGGCAGGCGAGATCGCGCGGCGCCTCGACGTCCCCCACAACACGATGTCATCGCATCTCGGCATCCTCAGCCGGGCTGGCCTCATACGCTCAGAGAGGTCCAGCCGCTCAATCGTCTATCGAGCCGATCTCAATGCCCTAAGGTCAGTTGTCGCCTTCCTGCTCAAGGATTGCTGCGGCGGGCGACCAGAGATCTGCGCACCGCTGATGGCCGAACTGAGCCCGTGCTGCCAACCGAAGGCAACCGCCAATGTCTGAGCCGATCGACGTAATCATCTATCACAACCCAGCCTGCGGAACCTCGCGGAACACGCTCGGGCTGATCCGTAACGCTGGCGTCGAGCCGCACATCATCGAATATCTCAAGACCCCGCCCAACCGCACCTTGCTGAAGCAGCTTCTCGATCGCGCCGGCATGAGCGTCCGGGAAATCCTCCGCGAGAAGGGCGCGCCTTTCGCCGAACTCGGCCTCGGCGATCCGAGCATGAGCGACGAATCTCTCTTCGACGCCATCGAGGCGCACCCGATCCTGATGAACCGACCGCTAGTGGTCTCTCCGAAAGGCGTGAAGCTCTGCCGCCCATCCGAAGCCGTT
Protein-coding sequences here:
- a CDS encoding ArsR/SmtB family transcription factor, which gives rise to MENEQIILALAALAQSTRLDVFRILVSAEPEGLAAGEIARRLDVPHNTMSSHLGILSRAGLIRSERSSRSIVYRADLNALRSVVAFLLKDCCGGRPEICAPLMAELSPCCQPKATANV
- the arsC gene encoding arsenate reductase (glutaredoxin) (This arsenate reductase requires both glutathione and glutaredoxin to convert arsenate to arsenite, after which the efflux transporter formed by ArsA and ArsB can extrude the arsenite from the cell, providing resistance.), coding for MDVIIYHNPACGTSRNTLGLIRNAGVEPHIIEYLKTPPNRTLLKQLLDRAGMSVREILREKGAPFAELGLGDPSMSDESLFDAIEAHPILMNRPLVVSPKGVKLCRPSEAVLSLLPPQRGEFRKEDGELVVDAAGRPAALA